The bacterium genome contains a region encoding:
- the frdD gene encoding fumarate reductase subunit FrdD: MARSNDPFWWALFAVGGVVAAFLVPVHIVLTGIAGPAGWVRESFEYDRVLALVSHPISRLYLFVLISLPLFHWAHRFRFALVDLGLKGGRGLVAFACYGSAIVGTILTVVVLMKL; the protein is encoded by the coding sequence ATGGCCAGGTCAAACGATCCGTTCTGGTGGGCGCTCTTCGCGGTCGGAGGAGTCGTTGCCGCCTTCCTTGTACCGGTCCACATCGTGCTCACCGGGATCGCGGGGCCCGCGGGCTGGGTTCGGGAGTCGTTCGAATACGACCGGGTGCTTGCGCTGGTTTCCCACCCGATCAGCCGGCTCTACCTCTTCGTCCTGATCTCGCTCCCACTCTTCCATTGGGCGCACCGGTTCCGCTTCGCGCTCGTCGACCTAGGGTTAAAGGGCGGCCGGGGTCTCGTGGCCTTCGCGTGTTACGGCAGTGCCATTGTCGGCACCATCCTTACCGTGGTCGTCCTCATGAAGCTGTGA
- a CDS encoding fumarate reductase subunit C codes for MSPYHRPMSPTWWLTNRAYFLFMIRELTSVFIVAYLILFLLMLHNLAKGREAYEAYLRFLASPGMIVFHVLVLAAALFHTVTWFNLTPMAMRMQFGERRVPPLIVVGGTYVAWIGASIAMTSIVLWWK; via the coding sequence ATGAGCCCGTATCACCGTCCCATGTCACCTACCTGGTGGCTCACCAACCGCGCCTACTTTCTCTTCATGATACGGGAGCTGACCAGCGTCTTCATCGTCGCCTATCTGATACTCTTCCTGCTGATGCTGCACAACCTTGCCAAGGGACGCGAAGCGTACGAGGCTTACCTGCGGTTTCTTGCATCCCCCGGGATGATCGTCTTTCATGTCCTGGTGCTCGCCGCCGCACTCTTCCACACCGTCACGTGGTTCAATCTCACCCCGATGGCGATGCGAATGCAGTTCGGAGAGCGGAGGGTGCCACCGCTGATCGTCGTGGGTGGCACTTACGTAGCGTGGATTGGCGCCTCCATCGCCATGACGTCCATTGTGCTGTGGTGGAAGTGA
- a CDS encoding succinate dehydrogenase/fumarate reductase iron-sulfur subunit, which translates to MPAATMTLEIFRYRGEQDPAPTLQTYRVPYRDDWVVLDAINYIKDEIDGTLSYRWSCRMGVCGSCGMMINGVPKLSCATFLKDYYPAPVRVEPLANFPVERDLVIVLDDFMEKLTSIKPWIIRKEERPLSEGEFLQNPAELDRYKQFSMCINCMLCYSACPVYGMDNRFLGPAATALAQRYSMDSRDQGRPQRQEIVAGDEGIWECTLVGECTVVCPAHVDPAGAIQQAKVSSTIDWFKSVLWPWGR; encoded by the coding sequence ATGCCGGCGGCGACGATGACCTTGGAGATCTTCAGGTACCGAGGGGAGCAAGACCCCGCGCCCACCTTGCAGACGTATCGTGTCCCGTATCGCGACGACTGGGTGGTCCTAGATGCCATCAACTACATCAAGGACGAGATTGATGGAACCCTTTCTTATCGCTGGTCCTGCCGGATGGGCGTGTGCGGCAGTTGCGGGATGATGATCAACGGGGTTCCGAAGCTCAGCTGCGCCACTTTTTTGAAGGACTATTACCCGGCCCCGGTACGGGTCGAGCCGCTGGCGAATTTCCCGGTCGAGCGCGACCTGGTGATCGTCTTGGACGACTTTATGGAGAAGCTCACGAGCATCAAGCCCTGGATCATCCGCAAGGAGGAGAGACCGCTCTCCGAGGGGGAGTTCCTCCAGAATCCGGCCGAGCTGGATCGGTACAAGCAGTTCAGCATGTGTATCAATTGTATGCTCTGTTACTCCGCCTGCCCGGTCTATGGCATGGATAATCGCTTCCTGGGCCCGGCGGCGACCGCCCTGGCCCAGCGGTACAGCATGGACTCGCGCGACCAGGGACGCCCGCAGCGCCAGGAGATCGTCGCCGGCGATGAGGGCATCTGGGAGTGTACCCTCGTTGGCGAATGCACTGTCGTCTGTCCGGCACACGTCGATCCTGCGGGGGCCATCCAGCAGGCCAAGGTGTCCAGCACCATCGATTGGTTTAAGAGCGTCCTCTGGCCGTGGGGGAGATGA
- the frdA gene encoding fumarate reductase (quinol) flavoprotein subunit, with amino-acid sequence MAEIIQHDIVIIGGGGAGLRAAIAAAETNPELDIAIVSKVYPMRSHTVSAEGGAAAVIKENDSVEDHMTDTISGSDWLADQDAVEAFVKEAPREMIQLEHWGCPWSRDPNGSVAVRPFGGMTIERTWFAADKTGFHMLHTLFQTSLKFAAIKRYDEWFATKLLVENGRCQGVTAIEMRTGHVRLIAARAVILCTGGAGRVFPFTTNGAIKTGDGMAMAYRAGVPLKDMEFVQYHPTGLPGTGILITEGARGEGAILVNKDGYRYLQDYGLGPPEPWPRLRAMEMGPRDKVSQAFVKEAQKGRTIEGPYGEVVLLDMRHLGEKKINADLPFLRELARRYVGIDPVYEPIPVRPVVHYMMGGVHTDVHGASSLTGLFAAGEVACVSINGANRLGSNSLPELLVFGARAGKSAATFALEHSEIDRTALAAQARDEQQRIASDFIRKEGGTERIVTLRTEMTRTMEAGAGIYRDEASLRETCDRLAGLRERFSNIRLDDRSLSFNTQLTSALELDFMLDVAEAIAHSAVARTESRGSHQRTDHPKRDDERFLKHSMAYRTGGAPRIEYLNVVITRWPPAERVYGR; translated from the coding sequence GTGGCAGAGATCATCCAGCACGACATCGTCATCATCGGCGGCGGGGGGGCCGGGCTGCGCGCTGCCATCGCCGCGGCCGAGACGAATCCCGAGCTTGACATCGCGATCGTCTCGAAGGTCTACCCGATGCGCAGCCACACCGTGTCGGCCGAAGGGGGCGCCGCCGCGGTGATCAAAGAGAACGACAGCGTCGAGGACCATATGACCGACACGATCAGCGGGTCCGATTGGCTGGCGGATCAGGATGCCGTCGAAGCGTTCGTCAAGGAAGCTCCACGCGAGATGATCCAGCTCGAGCATTGGGGCTGCCCCTGGAGCCGCGATCCGAACGGAAGCGTCGCCGTCCGGCCCTTTGGCGGGATGACGATCGAGCGTACATGGTTTGCGGCCGATAAGACCGGCTTCCACATGCTGCATACCCTGTTCCAGACCTCGCTGAAATTCGCTGCGATCAAGCGGTACGACGAGTGGTTCGCGACGAAGCTGCTCGTGGAGAATGGCCGATGTCAAGGCGTCACGGCCATCGAGATGCGCACCGGGCACGTCCGGCTGATCGCGGCCAGGGCGGTGATTCTTTGTACGGGCGGAGCGGGTCGCGTTTTTCCCTTTACCACCAACGGGGCCATCAAGACCGGTGACGGGATGGCCATGGCCTATCGGGCCGGGGTGCCGCTCAAGGACATGGAATTCGTCCAATACCACCCCACGGGGCTGCCGGGCACGGGTATCCTCATCACCGAGGGGGCCCGGGGGGAGGGGGCCATCCTCGTCAACAAGGATGGCTACCGCTATCTGCAGGACTACGGCCTGGGCCCCCCGGAGCCCTGGCCGCGGTTGCGGGCCATGGAAATGGGGCCTCGAGACAAGGTGTCGCAGGCGTTTGTGAAGGAGGCCCAAAAGGGTCGTACCATCGAAGGTCCTTACGGGGAGGTCGTGCTTCTCGACATGCGGCACTTGGGCGAGAAGAAGATCAATGCAGACCTCCCCTTCCTGCGCGAGCTCGCGCGCCGCTATGTCGGCATCGACCCGGTGTACGAGCCCATCCCGGTCCGGCCGGTCGTGCACTACATGATGGGGGGTGTGCACACAGACGTGCACGGCGCGTCATCCCTGACCGGCCTGTTCGCCGCGGGCGAAGTCGCCTGCGTCAGCATCAACGGGGCGAACCGGCTGGGGTCGAACTCGCTGCCGGAGCTGTTGGTGTTCGGAGCCCGGGCGGGCAAGAGTGCGGCCACGTTCGCCTTGGAGCACTCGGAGATCGACCGCACGGCCCTGGCCGCCCAGGCACGCGACGAGCAGCAGCGCATCGCCAGCGACTTCATCCGGAAAGAGGGGGGCACCGAGCGCATTGTAACGTTGCGGACCGAGATGACCCGGACGATGGAGGCCGGCGCCGGCATCTACCGCGACGAGGCGTCGCTCCGGGAGACCTGCGACCGGCTGGCGGGGCTCCGCGAACGGTTCTCGAACATCCGCCTCGACGATCGCAGCCTGAGTTTCAACACCCAACTCACATCTGCGCTCGAACTCGATTTCATGCTGGATGTCGCTGAGGCGATCGCCCATTCGGCCGTGGCGCGCACCGAGTCGCGCGGATCACACCAGCGGACCGATCATCCGAAGCGCGACGACGAACGCTTCCTCAAGCACAGCATGGCTTATCGAACCGGCGGTGCGCCGCGGATCGAATACCTGAATGTCGTCATCACCCGCTGGCCGCCCGCGGAACGCGTGTACGGGAGATGA